Genomic window (Granulicella arctica):
AACTCCTCAATTGAATTCATGACTTCACCGACAACTGGGGACTTCCAAGGGATGCTGCATTCTCAACATCTCCATGGTCAGTTATTGCGTCACTTTCTTCTTGGGCAAAAACACAAGTTGAAGTTGAGTTTGGAGCTGCCAATCCGAACCGCCGTTAGTCGTTCGAACATCATTAAGGAATTGCGTACGGGCGTTCACAGGCTGAGCGCCGATCTTGAACACACGTCCCACTCCACCGCCCAAAGGAACCGTCCAACGGTCACTTCTAGATTTGGTCCAATCCGCTGTAATGACGAGTGAAGATATGACGTACCACCCGCGCGGCAGGTTATAGAACAAGAAGGGATTGAAGGTCATCAAGTTAACGTGTTGGTGATGCAATCCCGCGAATTGATTGTTCAGGAGTGCTCCCCCAAGCCACGGACCCTTATGGACTACTGCAGCGAGTGCTGGACCACCACCCCACTTGTTGGTTCCAAGGATAGAGTCTGTCGCCGTTGGCAGCCACAGCTGTGGGCCAGCTCCCCAAAGGACTTTTCCTTGGTGAATGGGCGTTAGGTAAAACTGTGGCTGGATATTACCGAGGCCATAATCCACACCTTCTGAGGGTGCGAGCCTGGGAACCACTTCGATGGGGGTAATGGTCCGCGTGAGCAGAGCCCAATTGGCCGAGAGCTTGAAGGGGATCACCGGTTCAACGACGAACCCATTCTCTGCCCTACGGTAGGGGCCAACTTCGTAGTAGGTGTTGTTTTGAAACGGCAGACTGATGGCTGGTGCAACCGGATTCTGAGCGGCGTTCTTCGCTGCCTCGTCATCTGTCTGCGCCTGTGTCAGCTTAGGAACTGGGGTCCCCGTCTCTTGCCGGTCGGAAACAGAATCGCCCACCTGCGGGCTTACCACTCCCTGGGCGTTCACAAAGCGTGTTAGTGGAAGAGACAAGACGAGTGAACAAAGAAGAACGCGCCTCCACCTCCGCGCCGTGTTGATTGATCCCAATCGGGCTAGGGCCTTAAACTCTCGTGACCACATTGTGCTCTCCTTAATAAATTCGGTTCGGATTCGCATGATTGCGAAGTCCTTTACTATTTCGCGACACAAAAAGGAACTGCTCGACTTTGCTAGAAGAGTTTTCCGAAGGTGAAAAAGACCTTGCGGTGACCTGCGTCTCCGAGCGCGCCGCCCAGAGTGATGGCGCCAAGTGGAGTGCTTAGGAGAAGTCCGCCGAAGGCATCTTGTCTCAGAAATGCCGCTTTCTCTGGTGACCAGATGTTGCCGGCTTCATATCCCGTGACTACATACACCCCTTGCCCAAGGCCAGTCGGCAAAGTTGCTATCCGGCGCAAATAGGCTGCTTGCGTAAGGATCGCATCGGTCCCCCGGTACTCATCGATAGAAGATGCGTAGAGGCGTAGAGGGCCGCCAAGAGTGAACCGAAGAGGATCCGGGACATTATGGCGGAAATAGGAGTTTGCATCGACGGACAAACTCAACAGATTCAGGTGCGCCAGTGTGAATGTTTGCTTCGCCTTTAATAAAACAAAGGGTGCATGCTCGCTCGCTGTTGTCTGAAAGAGACGACCAACGGTGAGATCAAATCGGGTTCCTTTAGGGGAGGCAAGTTCTGCTGTGCGATTGCTATAGAGGATGTGCCCGGCCAGACTCTCGGTCATTCCGGAAAGATGTTGCGTTGGGCTGTCATCCAAACCATCTCTTAGTTGCCAAAGGACAGTTGACGCGCGATATTGCAGAGCGACCTGAAGATCCTTGCTGATCGTTTCACCCACATCAAGCCCTCCCCCAGCAAGCTGCAACTGACGTTCGGATATGCGCTTTTGGTTCTCCCAGATGTACACAGGCTGTCGCAATAGGCGCAGCTGTGGCTGTACGAAGAAGCGTGAAGAAGCGATGGGCCTGTAATATTCCGATGCGAGTCGAGTAAAGTATCCGACCTGGGCGTCTGATCGGAGTTCAGAGCCGTATCCTCCAAAGTTTTCGTCGACAAAGCGTGCATGCAGTTCCGCGACTGTCACATTCGATGACAGAGCTACAACGTCAGGACTGATGAGTAGGAAGGGAGGGCCATCGTAGCGCGGTCGCCAATGGATGACGACCCCTTCATTCTGTGGCGTAGTGAACTTGTTAGCAGAGTTCTCCGACGGGGGCTTCTGATAGGTGTCGTAGTACGCATCGTAAGCGCCCTCTCCTCTTATGTCAGAGACGACGTTTGCCGCTGCTTGAGGATCAAACGGCTTACCTGCGAGATCGGCCGCACTCTTTGCGAGGTGAAGGGACACCTGTGAGTTGGGGCCTTCAACGTGGACCTCGTCGATACGGCCTGGCGGGAGGCGACGACGTGATGCGATATCCGCTTGGTAAAGTTTCCAGTTGTTGTCGTCCAACGCCAAAGGCAACAGACGATCCCGCTGACTCTCCGCAGCATCGTAGCCCGCTTTGAGAAGGGCATCTGCTTTTGCATAATCCGTCGTGAAAAGAGCAGTCACGGCCGGCGCGATCTCAATGTCCGCGAGAGGTCTCGTCAACGCGACATTGCGACTTGAGCCTGCGCTAAGGGCTCGGCCGACAACGCTCGCAAGCGAAGCTGCGTCGGCCTCTGAGAATGACGAATCTCCGAGATAGACAGATATGGCAACATCAGGATGGAAATCGTCCCGCAGCACGTCAACGGGTAAGTTATCCGTGATGAAACCGTCGATCAGAATGTCGTTGCCATAGCGGACGGGCGCAAAAACTCCGGGAATGGAGATTGACGCTCGCACAGCGAACGCAAGGGATCCATTCCTAAACGTATTCGGTTTGAGCGTCGTGAGATCGGAGGCGACACATCGAAATGGAATCGGTAAATCATCAAACTCAAGGGCCGCAGCGTTGTATCCGGTCAATCGTTCAGCCAAGAAGGCATTCAGATGATCGTCGGTAATAAGTTCGTTCCCGGGCGTTACGCTGCCGCCTTTCAGACCAAGCGTAAGAGCACCCGGCATGTCCTGCCTGTCTTCTCTGCGGCGAAAGCTAGCGTGACTCAGCGAAAGCTTCGTCGTGAACAGAGTGCTGAAAGTATCGGACTTGGTGAGCTTCGCAATATCTGATAGAGATTCGCCGGACGCCACAAGTGCACCAACCAAGGCACCCATACTAGTTCCAGTTATGCGATCCACCGGAACATGGTGTTCGTACATCCACTGGAGTACGCCCACGTGCGCAATTCCGAGTGCGCCGCCTCCTTCAAGGGCTATGCCAACCATTGGCCGTCCAACCGGTCTCGTGGGTTTCGTCGACTTGGGCATTTGCGATGCAGGGGCCGGAGGCGGGACGGAGGTCTGGCCGAGCAACTGAGCGGTGAAGAGTAATGCAGCCACGGACATAACACTTGCTCCGGGCCCCACGACGCTCAGCATTCTCTTGTGTCTTTTCATGTGGCCTCCTATGGCTTAAGTTCTTTCCGGATTGTTATGGGTCGAAACATCGTGTTGCGTGCTTCTAATTCCGGTACGCAAGCGTCCCGTTCTTCCAAGAACTGAAGACTGCCTTTAGGTCGGCAGACAGGCCCGGGATCGTGACTTGCTCAAGATCGGAGGTCGGCAGAGCGCCGAAGACACGCTCTGGCTCCGGCGGCTTGCCCGTACGATCTCTCGGGATGTCGCGCATCAGTGTGTTCGCTTCCGGATCACGTGAGTCATCGAAGAGCGATGCGTCGACAGTATTCGGAAAAAGCGTGACCGAACCGGTCATCCTTCGCTCAATAGCTGATACGGCATCCTGACAAACACCGAGAGCGTAATAGCCACCAAACGGCAGATTCGGTCTGCGTTCATGTTGGTGCAGGTAAGCCAGGAGCAAGACTGTAGTGAGACGAGTGACCTCGACGGCGTTCTGATCTTGATAGACATGCGCTTTGCGCTTCAGAACCCAACCTTGATCCAAGGTGTCCATAGTGCGCCACTCTGCCTTACCATCGATACCGAAGTAGTATGCGATAGCAGCGTAGATGCCTTTGTGATTGCGTACTTCCAATTCATACTCAGCGTGGGACACCGGCACGAGAAGAGTTCGGGCAGGGCGGAACAAGCTCTTGGTGCCGGGTATTTGTATCTCGGTGTCGATCCAGAACGGCATCATTACGTCTTGGCCGTTGTAGTGAAGATGACCGAAGTTCGCAAAGTAGCGTGCGTCATCAATTTCGACATGAAGCCCTAATTTGATGAATGCTGCAACCAGCTCTTCAGGACTACTTGCGACCTCGCTGCCAAGCTTTACAACGAAAGGTTTTGTCCCACTCAGACGATTAACCGCGAGACGATTGAAAGAATCCGCCAAGCGTTGGCTGTTGGCGTGAAAGCTAGCGAGTGTACCAGCTCCGTCTCCGTGGGTGACCGAACTATCTAAAGGAACTACCACCCGATCTGTAGTAAATGGTGCCAGCGTCGATGGTTGATCGATGGACACAGTTTGTCCTGTTTCCATCCCATAACCACCCAGATCGATGAAGCTGGCAAGCGCCTGACCTGGAGGTAAGCCGCCTGTTTCGTATCTATCCACGATGGCGACATCCCCGGTGACCTGATGCATCGTCCACCCGGGAAAGCGATCGAGACCCTGCCAATCCTTACCCAAGATCTGCTTGCGCAAAGCTTCGAGCAGTCTCGGTGTAAGAAGTGCGGGGCCTTGCTTTGGACCGTTACCGATATGATCCATTACCTCATTAGCAAAGCCGGGCTGAGAGGACCGATCGCGCATGACCTGCGACAGCAGAACCGTATTAGCGGGCATTGGGGTTTCGGGAACAACGTATGCAGTGCTGCAGCCCGAGGTAAAAGCCGTAAGAGCGGCGATTGTTAGCAGAGAGAACATCGGCTGCCAGTACAGCAAGCGAGCAGCACTGGATAGCAGTAGTCCATCATCAATAGCCAGCTTCTTCATGGTTGCTACCTCCTAATCACTCAATTCGCAACGTCACCGCTCATGCCGATCGACATTCGGCAATTGTGCCGATTGGCATTTCTTCTTTGCACATGCGGCGCATGCGCGCGACATCGGACGAGTCGCCGAAACAGAAGCCTAGAAGGCCATCGTGAGTCTGACTAGAAATACGTCGGAATGATCCTCGTGTTTAGTGACCTCCGCGACTATCGGATTCCATATGTGCTGGTAAGAGGGGATAAGCCGAATCGCGGGTGTGAGTGCGATTCCATAGAAAGCTTCGACGCCCTTCTCATCCTTGACACCGGCAGTCCCGGCGGAAAGCTGAGAAATGTCCTTCTTCAGTGGACTGCTCACGTTGTTGTAGTAATACCCGACCCCGTAACTGTCGTTGGGACGACTATCTGCGAGCCCGTGTCCATATAAAGCTCCGCTGGCCACTCGGGTGAGGATGTTCGTTTCACGAGGGGCATAGCCTAGTCGCCCGTAGACACCGATCCCGCGAAGTGGCTGTCCACTCCTCATCTTGCCTGGTACTGATGCAGCCGGGTCCTTTACCATCAGATACTGCGACCCGTTCACAATCGCAAAATAGCTAGTTGGCTTGAAATGTGTGTCGATCCCGGTGGGACTTCCAAGATCGAGCAGGGATGCAATTGCTACTGGGGCTTGCGCAGGCGAGCTTATGTTGAAAGGACTTTGATTGTCTATTTTCGGGTTGTTGGACCAGTTGAAGGCAGGCGAAATTTGTCCGGGTTTCCCCTTGATCGCTTCCGTGTAGATCGCTGTCGCGTACACATTCACGTGATCGAACATCTTCTTCCCTGCCGTATCCGCAGTACTGTTCGGATCGAGCACCCCTGCAGCGATCACCAGGTTTGGTGCTGGCGACACGGCTAACAGACCGGCGAGTGCATCTGCCCCGTAATAATGTGTTGTCATTGGATTCTTAACGAGATTGAAGTTGGCGAAGTTGTACTTGTAATTCGAGCCAAACAGCGTCTGATCGGGGAAGAATACCGTGCTGATCTTGCCCACGATCAGAAAGGTCTTCTTGTTTAACGCCTGCGTCAGGAAGTATTCCGACGGGTACCCATTATGACCAAGTAGGGGACCTGGTTCGACTAGTCCGGCATACTGCGGCTGCAGGGTGCCTGCCGTGAAGGTATTGGCTGCCGAGTCACCGAAGCGACCTTGCATTGTGAAGTGGAACAATCCACCGCTCCACAAACCCGCGCGTCCAGTATCGTAATTTGCCGAGAGCTGCACGTTCTGAACGAAGCGGCTGCCTTCGGCCGTCCCCCCGGACGCCACTTCCTGATACACGCTGGTTGTGTAGAGATCAATGAACAAGCCCTTCTTCGCTAGAGACGTTCGCAAGCCGCCCCAATCGCCTGTGAGTTGTGTCCTGCGAGCGAATGCGCCTGCATCTGTTCCCGGAAGGCCGAAGACCGGACCGTTGTTGAGGTAAGGGGCCAGGACTGGAGCGAGGTTCAAGAGAGAGATTTTGTTTGTTGGGACTGCCCCAAACGGCTCCGCAGCTTCGGATGCATCCTTTGGTTGAGCGACGTGTCTGAGGCTCTCAAGGCCTTCCTGGGCGAATAGCGCCGGGGTGCCTAAAAGCATGGCAGTTATTACTAACTTCTTCACTATCGAGTTCATACGTTCTCCTTTACCGGTTCCGGTTGTCCAGTGCTTAGGCACACAGCGCCTCTCGGTTGCGCAGCGTGTGCGTCTGTTGCAGGCTAGGAGTGTGGCCCCGTAGACCTTCTACGGGCACCATTCTCAGTAGTTACCCCACTCTGGTTTCGAACCGCCGCGAGCGACTCCAATGAGTCCTCCGGGCAGTTCCCATCGGCCCGGCGTTTTCGAGAAGGTGATGCCGGGCTCAAGCCTGTCTACTTCCCCCAGCGCATGCATGCCCTGAAGTCCCTTGGGAGGAATGACTTTGTGACTGGAATCTTTCAGCGTTTCCGCCACATAGTTCGGGTCCAAGATGCCGAGCGTGGCGTACCACATCGAGAATCGAGCCAAGGAGGTCCGCACGTGGTAGCTTCCCCCAAACTTTGCGCGCAGGATCAAGGCCGCCAGTGTTCCCATCGCTGTCAGGTAACCCGCCAGGTAGTCATTGAGTACCACCGTGCAAGGTAGCTTTGGAGCGTCTTCAGTACCCTCATCGACAGTGAATCCAGTGCAGCAGTTGGCATCCATATCAAAGCCGGCTCGCTGGCTCCAGGGTCCGTCCCATCCGAATGCACGGATAGATGTGTAAATAATCCCCGGTCGAATCGCCGCCACGGCCTCGGCCGAGAAGCCAAGCTCGGCTAGCTTCCGACCCCGGTAGTTTTCAACGAAGACATCAGCGCTCTTCAGCAGCTCCGCCGCCTTAACTTTGGTAGCCGGCTGCGTAAGGTCCATCCAGGCAGACCGCATGCCCGGTGCGGTGTCAACCCATAGCGCGTCGTACTCATACTCAGGCCGGGCAAAATGAAGTACTTGTGCGCCCTGCTCAGCCAGGGTCCGACCAACGACCTGTCCCGCGATCACATGCGTATTGTTAATCACTTTGAGCCCGGAGAGTGGACGCATCTTATCCAGTAGAGGCGGCAACTCCGGCTCGCTATCGCCGATTTTGAAGATCTCGATCAACGGAGTCTGCGAAAGCAATTTTCCCTGAGGGTGGTTGAGCCATTCCTCCGGCGTGCGGCACATCGAACCGATCATGCCTTTGGCTGCTGCAGCGTCCTCTAGATCGAGTGCATTCCACTGCGAGATCGCGTTACCAACCGCTTTTCCATTCAAATCACACTTCAGAAGTTCCATCCATGGCGGAATGCTCATCGGATATGCGGCAGTGGGGAGATACCAGCGCCCATCCTTTGTGGGATATATCCCGAACGACATCGGATTGATACGCGGATCGCCGAACAGCAGTTGGTATCCGAGGCCGCTGAGCTTCGGTTTGTAAGCCACCAATGGGTTGATGTGAGCGACCGCGGTTCTCAGATCGACCGAGAGGTCTTGCGCATCACCGCCACGCATTCGATACAGGATCTGTGTCGCCGCAGAGGCTCCCATCATGCCCAAACTCATGATCGCTCCGAGCCTATGCTTGCTCGGCAGGATCGGATCCTGTCCGCTGAAGCTGATCGAACCGCCGGTGTCGGCTGGATTCAATTGCACCACTTGCATGAGTTCGCTTAGAGCGGTCTGGATATCGAACGCGGAAGGATCTTCATAAATTCGCGATGCCATCGGTTTCTCCTTGAATGAGGTGGATGTGCCATGTTTCGTTGTTGTGCAGCTAGTGATGTGGTGCAAGCAGCGCGACTATCTGCTCGCGTTGAGAATTGCCCTTTCGATCTTTGCTCTTTGCTGCTCGCTAACTACGGTTCGAAGCACAGCTCCGCCGTACCTCTGAAAGCCCGCGACAATCGCGGCGTTCTCGTCCGACTCAACGATCGCGTAGATTGCTGAGCTTCCTGGCAGAACCAATCTGCTCACTTCCTCCACAAAGCCTTCAGGAATACCGAACTCGTCTTTCCAGAACGAAGCATCCAAGCCCGCGCTCGTAACACCCACTGCGGCCGCACCTAATGCAGCAGCTGCGATAGCCCCGGCGGCGATTGATGCACTCGCACCCGCGGTGAAAGGTATTGCCAGCGTCGCCCCTATGAGGAGGCCGAGAGCTCCTCCCCAGCCAGCGCCTTGCCAACCTGTTGGCTTGTAGCTTTGATCCATGTGCAAGTCTCCAGTCGGCTCACGATGCACGGCGACAGCGTCACGAAGTTGAAGAATCCACGCATCATCTAGGACTCTCAGTTCATCGAGCACACCTGACGCACGGTGTATGTTGTTTGCGAAGCCGACTACAATCAATTCCGCCATAAAGCCTCCATCGTTGTTTGAAAACTGTTGGTGATACATGCGCGTGTGCGTATGCCCAAGAACCACAAAGCTGTTGGCGTACTTTTCGGCGTGGTTGTGCTCTCGCACAAGGATGGGTGCGATCGGTCTGGATACCTGGTTAGTGGTTAACCATCCTGATCTGCGAGTACTCTGATCACAGAGGCGCAAACGCGAGTCTTGTTACACCAGTGGTGATTAGGTTGACCCCGACTAAGGTACCAATCGCCCATGCGGAACTCGATGGCCAGTTCCGCCAGATGAGCAACGCAAGTAGCAGCGAGAAGATGGCGTTGACGAGAAGGATGCCGGAGTGCGGCAGGAATCGGAGGCTGGCGTACGAGGCAAGCTCTGCAATCCCCTCGGCAAGAAAGATCACCGCGATCAGCAGTGTGAGCGTCACTATGCCTAGTAACGGATGCGTAAGAAGGTATAAGCCCGCTACAGTAAAGGCCGCGCTCACTAGCACACGCCAGAGGAATGTTCCCGATCCACGAGCTGCAAAAGCGAAAATCGCGTAGGCAAAACCAGCCAGAATTGTCACCATACCGACCAGAATGGAAACACCGATTCCAGTAGCCAAAGGAGCGAACATAGCCGCCACGCCCACCACTACCATGAACACTGCGGAAAATCGTTTTGTGTTTGTCGCTCGGTGTGTGGGTAAGACATCGCTGAACATGATGAGCCTCCTTGGGAATGCGACTTCGTGGTGCCAGGTTGCTGTTGCCGTTCTTCTTTTTCATACAAGACGAGCGAGATGACTTTGCTACGACTCAATGAATGCCAGAAGATCTTGGTTGATAACCTCTGCATGGGTTTGGCACATTCCGTGGTGAAATCCCGGGTAAATCTTAAGTGTCGAGTTTTTCAAGAGTTTGTCGGATAGCTCAGCAGAGTCGGCGATTGGAACGATCTGGTCGGCGCCCCCATGCATCACCAGGACCGGCACATCAATGCGCCGCAAATCTTCAGTGAAGTCTGTCTCGGAGAACTGCTTTATGCAGTCAACTTCACCCTTGAGCCCGCCGAGCATCCCCTGTAACCAAAAGCTTTCCTTCAAGCCTTCCGAGACCTTGGCACCCGGCACATTGAATCCGTAGAAAGGTGTTGAGAGGTCAAGGAAGAATTGCGATCTATCATTGCTGACCGCTGCGCGCATTGCATCGAACACTGTGATTGGGAGTCCGGCTGGATTTCCTTCGGACTGAACCA
Coding sequences:
- a CDS encoding carbohydrate porin; this translates as MNSIVKKLVITAMLLGTPALFAQEGLESLRHVAQPKDASEAAEPFGAVPTNKISLLNLAPVLAPYLNNGPVFGLPGTDAGAFARRTQLTGDWGGLRTSLAKKGLFIDLYTTSVYQEVASGGTAEGSRFVQNVQLSANYDTGRAGLWSGGLFHFTMQGRFGDSAANTFTAGTLQPQYAGLVEPGPLLGHNGYPSEYFLTQALNKKTFLIVGKISTVFFPDQTLFGSNYKYNFANFNLVKNPMTTHYYGADALAGLLAVSPAPNLVIAAGVLDPNSTADTAGKKMFDHVNVYATAIYTEAIKGKPGQISPAFNWSNNPKIDNQSPFNISSPAQAPVAIASLLDLGSPTGIDTHFKPTSYFAIVNGSQYLMVKDPAASVPGKMRSGQPLRGIGVYGRLGYAPRETNILTRVASGALYGHGLADSRPNDSYGVGYYYNNVSSPLKKDISQLSAGTAGVKDEKGVEAFYGIALTPAIRLIPSYQHIWNPIVAEVTKHEDHSDVFLVRLTMAF
- a CDS encoding CoA transferase, whose amino-acid sequence is MASRIYEDPSAFDIQTALSELMQVVQLNPADTGGSISFSGQDPILPSKHRLGAIMSLGMMGASAATQILYRMRGGDAQDLSVDLRTAVAHINPLVAYKPKLSGLGYQLLFGDPRINPMSFGIYPTKDGRWYLPTAAYPMSIPPWMELLKCDLNGKAVGNAISQWNALDLEDAAAAKGMIGSMCRTPEEWLNHPQGKLLSQTPLIEIFKIGDSEPELPPLLDKMRPLSGLKVINNTHVIAGQVVGRTLAEQGAQVLHFARPEYEYDALWVDTAPGMRSAWMDLTQPATKVKAAELLKSADVFVENYRGRKLAELGFSAEAVAAIRPGIIYTSIRAFGWDGPWSQRAGFDMDANCCTGFTVDEGTEDAPKLPCTVVLNDYLAGYLTAMGTLAALILRAKFGGSYHVRTSLARFSMWYATLGILDPNYVAETLKDSSHKVIPPKGLQGMHALGEVDRLEPGITFSKTPGRWELPGGLIGVARGGSKPEWGNY
- a CDS encoding DUF1269 domain-containing protein; this translates as MAELIVVGFANNIHRASGVLDELRVLDDAWILQLRDAVAVHREPTGDLHMDQSYKPTGWQGAGWGGALGLLIGATLAIPFTAGASASIAAGAIAAAALGAAAVGVTSAGLDASFWKDEFGIPEGFVEEVSRLVLPGSSAIYAIVESDENAAIVAGFQRYGGAVLRTVVSEQQRAKIERAILNASR
- a CDS encoding patatin-like phospholipase family protein; the protein is MKRHKRMLSVVGPGASVMSVAALLFTAQLLGQTSVPPPAPASQMPKSTKPTRPVGRPMVGIALEGGGALGIAHVGVLQWMYEHHVPVDRITGTSMGALVGALVASGESLSDIAKLTKSDTFSTLFTTKLSLSHASFRRREDRQDMPGALTLGLKGGSVTPGNELITDDHLNAFLAERLTGYNAAALEFDDLPIPFRCVASDLTTLKPNTFRNGSLAFAVRASISIPGVFAPVRYGNDILIDGFITDNLPVDVLRDDFHPDVAISVYLGDSSFSEADAASLASVVGRALSAGSSRNVALTRPLADIEIAPAVTALFTTDYAKADALLKAGYDAAESQRDRLLPLALDDNNWKLYQADIASRRRLPPGRIDEVHVEGPNSQVSLHLAKSAADLAGKPFDPQAAANVVSDIRGEGAYDAYYDTYQKPPSENSANKFTTPQNEGVVIHWRPRYDGPPFLLISPDVVALSSNVTVAELHARFVDENFGGYGSELRSDAQVGYFTRLASEYYRPIASSRFFVQPQLRLLRQPVYIWENQKRISERQLQLAGGGLDVGETISKDLQVALQYRASTVLWQLRDGLDDSPTQHLSGMTESLAGHILYSNRTAELASPKGTRFDLTVGRLFQTTASEHAPFVLLKAKQTFTLAHLNLLSLSVDANSYFRHNVPDPLRFTLGGPLRLYASSIDEYRGTDAILTQAAYLRRIATLPTGLGQGVYVVTGYEAGNIWSPEKAAFLRQDAFGGLLLSTPLGAITLGGALGDAGHRKVFFTFGKLF
- a CDS encoding HdeD family acid-resistance protein, which gives rise to MFSDVLPTHRATNTKRFSAVFMVVVGVAAMFAPLATGIGVSILVGMVTILAGFAYAIFAFAARGSGTFLWRVLVSAAFTVAGLYLLTHPLLGIVTLTLLIAVIFLAEGIAELASYASLRFLPHSGILLVNAIFSLLLALLIWRNWPSSSAWAIGTLVGVNLITTGVTRLAFAPL
- a CDS encoding alpha/beta fold hydrolase — its product is MSFLNTDDGTRIYFKDWGAGQPIVFCHGWPLSADAWDAQMLFFGSQGYRVIAHDRRSHGRSDQTWGGNDMDRYADDLAELLIKLDLKDSVLVGHSTGGGEVARYLGRHGSARVKKAVLIGAVPPVMVQSEGNPAGLPITVFDAMRAAVSNDRSQFFLDLSTPFYGFNVPGAKVSEGLKESFWLQGMLGGLKGEVDCIKQFSETDFTEDLRRIDVPVLVMHGGADQIVPIADSAELSDKLLKNSTLKIYPGFHHGMCQTHAEVINQDLLAFIES
- a CDS encoding neuromedin U gives rise to the protein MGDSVSDRQETGTPVPKLTQAQTDDEAAKNAAQNPVAPAISLPFQNNTYYEVGPYRRAENGFVVEPVIPFKLSANWALLTRTITPIEVVPRLAPSEGVDYGLGNIQPQFYLTPIHQGKVLWGAGPQLWLPTATDSILGTNKWGGGPALAAVVHKGPWLGGALLNNQFAGLHHQHVNLMTFNPFLFYNLPRGWYVISSLVITADWTKSRSDRWTVPLGGGVGRVFKIGAQPVNARTQFLNDVRTTNGGSDWQLQTQLQLVFLPKKKVTQ